One part of the Vitis riparia cultivar Riparia Gloire de Montpellier isolate 1030 chromosome 8, EGFV_Vit.rip_1.0, whole genome shotgun sequence genome encodes these proteins:
- the LOC117919649 gene encoding glutathione S-transferase L3-like, whose amino-acid sequence MATTCVEELLPPVLDSTSDQPPLFDGTTRLYISYSCPFAQRVWITRNYKGLQEQIKLVPLNLQNRPAWYKEKVYPENKVPALEHNNKVIGESLDLIKYVDSNFGGPSLCPDGPGKREFAEELISYTDTFNRILYTSLKGDPTKEVGAPFDHLETALHKFDDGPFFLGQFSLVDIAYIPFVERFQIFLSEVWKYDITAGRPKLAAWIEELNKIGAYKQTKCDPKELVEAYKKRFLTQ is encoded by the exons ATGGCCACTAC ATGTGTGGAAGAGCTTCTGCCTCCGGTGTTGGATTCTACTTCTGATCAACCTCCTCTCTTTGATGGCACCACAAG GTTGTATATTTCATATTCTTGCCCCTTCGCCCAGCGAGTGTGGATAACCAGGAATTATAAG GGTTTACAAGAACAGATTAAATTGGTTCCTCTTAACCTTCAAAACAGGCCTGCATGGTATAAGGAAAAAGTCTACCCTGAAAATAAG GTGCCTGCACTGGAACACAATAACAAAGTCATTGGAGAGAGTCTTGATTTGATTAAATATGTTGATAGCAACTTTGGAGGGCCTTCACTTTGCCCTGAT GGTCCTGGCAAGCGAGAGTTTGCTGAGGAGTTGATCTCCTACACTGATACATTCAACAGAATTTTATATACTTCATTGAAAGGAGACCCAACAAAAGAAGTCG GTGCTCCTTTTGATCATCTAGAAACTGCCCTTCATAAATTTGATGATGGGCCTTTCTTCCTTGGCCAATTCAGTTTG gTGGACATAGCCTACATTCCATTTGTTGAAAGATTCCAAATCTTCTTATCCGAAGTGTGGAAGTATGACATCACAGCTGGCAGGCCTAAACTAGCAGCATGGATTGAG GAGTTGAACAAGATTGGTGCTTATAAGCAAACAAAATGTGATCCCAAAGAACTCGTTGAAGCTTACAAGAAGCGTTTCCTG ACCCAGTAA
- the LOC117921047 gene encoding two-component response regulator-like APRR7 isoform X3: MNADGKIGLPYLGQCGEDGKDIKARDGDEVPSAGAEGDDVSDDEESMDCYEALVLMKSRVLLVENDDSTRYVIGALLRNCGYQGIALLCKIMNHKTRKNIPVIMMSTHDSGALVLNCLSKGATDFLVKPIRKNELKFLWQHIWRRRQNNRFPCGSKGDTQDLKPKSDGDSNFQPQQQ, from the exons ATGAACGCTGATGGAAAGATAGGGTTACCTTATCTGGGTCAGTGCGGGGAAGATGGGAAGGATATTAAAGCTAGGGATGGAGATGAGGTTCCCTCTGCAGGCGCCGAAGGTGACGATGTTAGTGATGATGAAGAGTCCATGGATTGTTACGAGGCGTTGGTCCTCATGAAATCTCGTGTTCTGCTAGTGGAAAATGATGATTCTACGCGCTATGTAATCGGTGCTTTGCTTCGCAACTGTGGCTATCAAG GTATTGCACTGCTATGCAAGATTATGAACCACAAAACCCGCAAAAATATTCCAGTAATTA TGATGTCTACACATGACTCCGGCGCCTTGGTGCTCAATTGTTTGTCGAAGGGTGCAACCGACTTCCTAGTGAAGCCCATAAGAAAGAATGAGCTCAAATTCCTTTGGCAACACATTTGGAGGAGGCGCCAAAATAAT AGATTTCCTTGCGGAAGTAAAGGAGATACGCAGGATTTAAAGCCAAAGAGTGATGGGGATTCCAATTTTCAACCGCAACAACAGTGA
- the LOC117921047 gene encoding two-component response regulator-like APRR7 isoform X1, whose translation MNADGKIGLPYLGQCGEDGKDIKARDGDEVPSAGAEGDDVSDDEESMDCYEALVLMKSRVLLVENDDSTRYVIGALLRNCGYQVTEASNGLQAWRILKDTSNHIDLVLTEVNLPRLSGIALLCKIMNHKTRKNIPVIMMSTHDSGALVLNCLSKGATDFLVKPIRKNELKFLWQHIWRRRQNNRFPCGSKGDTQDLKPKSDGDSNFQPQQQ comes from the exons ATGAACGCTGATGGAAAGATAGGGTTACCTTATCTGGGTCAGTGCGGGGAAGATGGGAAGGATATTAAAGCTAGGGATGGAGATGAGGTTCCCTCTGCAGGCGCCGAAGGTGACGATGTTAGTGATGATGAAGAGTCCATGGATTGTTACGAGGCGTTGGTCCTCATGAAATCTCGTGTTCTGCTAGTGGAAAATGATGATTCTACGCGCTATGTAATCGGTGCTTTGCTTCGCAACTGTGGCTATCAAG TTACAGAAGCATCGAATGGATTGCAAGCATGGAGGATATTAAAAGATACAAGCAATCATATTGATCTTGTATTAACTGAGGTGAATTTACCTCGTCTATCAGGTATTGCACTGCTATGCAAGATTATGAACCACAAAACCCGCAAAAATATTCCAGTAATTA TGATGTCTACACATGACTCCGGCGCCTTGGTGCTCAATTGTTTGTCGAAGGGTGCAACCGACTTCCTAGTGAAGCCCATAAGAAAGAATGAGCTCAAATTCCTTTGGCAACACATTTGGAGGAGGCGCCAAAATAAT AGATTTCCTTGCGGAAGTAAAGGAGATACGCAGGATTTAAAGCCAAAGAGTGATGGGGATTCCAATTTTCAACCGCAACAACAGTGA
- the LOC117921047 gene encoding two-component response regulator-like APRR7 isoform X2, whose product MNADGKIGLPYLGQCGEDGKDIKARDGDEVPSAGAEGDDVSDDEESMDCYEALVLMKSRVLLVENDDSTRYVIGALLRNCGYQVTEASNGLQAWRILKDTSNHIDLVLTEVNLPRLSGIALLCKIMNHKTRKNIPVIMMSTHDSGALVLNCLSKGATDFLVKPIRKNELKFLWQHIWRRRQNNVIDFLAEVKEIRRI is encoded by the exons ATGAACGCTGATGGAAAGATAGGGTTACCTTATCTGGGTCAGTGCGGGGAAGATGGGAAGGATATTAAAGCTAGGGATGGAGATGAGGTTCCCTCTGCAGGCGCCGAAGGTGACGATGTTAGTGATGATGAAGAGTCCATGGATTGTTACGAGGCGTTGGTCCTCATGAAATCTCGTGTTCTGCTAGTGGAAAATGATGATTCTACGCGCTATGTAATCGGTGCTTTGCTTCGCAACTGTGGCTATCAAG TTACAGAAGCATCGAATGGATTGCAAGCATGGAGGATATTAAAAGATACAAGCAATCATATTGATCTTGTATTAACTGAGGTGAATTTACCTCGTCTATCAGGTATTGCACTGCTATGCAAGATTATGAACCACAAAACCCGCAAAAATATTCCAGTAATTA TGATGTCTACACATGACTCCGGCGCCTTGGTGCTCAATTGTTTGTCGAAGGGTGCAACCGACTTCCTAGTGAAGCCCATAAGAAAGAATGAGCTCAAATTCCTTTGGCAACACATTTGGAGGAGGCGCCAAAATAATGTAAT AGATTTCCTTGCGGAAGTAAAGGAGATACGCAGGATTTAA